The stretch of DNA TGTACCATCATATGCGGAAACGGCTGAATTTCAATTACATgggaatattttatttattcatttgtaaaTTAACCTAAAAACCTAATCAACGCACAAGTTTAAACTGTTATCGATCTGACCCTTACGCAATAATCCCGATCGTTTTTCAGTTACCAGCCCTGAAGATACTATGAAGCAGTGTCAATCTCTGTTCCTGGAAAGTTAAAATTTTTGCAACAGCATATATCATTACTGATACTGAAAACAAAATGGAGCAATGGTTTACAGACGAGAAGACCACAAgcttcaaatataatttattattgtaattttatcatTGCACTTCACATTTTGGATTTAATAAGAAgtttattattcaattaaatttgatCTTAATAATTTTAGAATACTCAATTACATGGTCTACTTTCCACCAAAAAGCATTATCTTCTCATGGAAGGATCGAATGGAAACTATATACATCCTTTTCAATTCTAATAGCATTCAGGACATTTTGCTCGTTCATATGCTGCCACAAGGCCATGAAAAATCTACAATGAAGTCTTAAGTTATATTTTAGGAAGAGTAAATTTAGCTACAAGAACAGGTTATTAGTGTTTCATGTCACAAAAGCTTAACTTAAATCCGTAATATCTCATGAatagttttgatgttaattTACATACATATAGGCTAATTACATATTTTAGCATACTTGACCCTTATTAAATAATCTGAACGATTGTATTATTCTTTACAAATTTTTCCAATATGATTTAGTGAGATccctttaaattttaattttaatagattataGTGTGTTGCTAATAGTCCTCATATATGAAGCTAAATTGGtggaaaattttgaaatctttGTATTAAATTAAGAACCAATTTGATGTAAGTTAAAAACTATTGTCCATATAATCCTCATGCTTTAATGTTGATCATTTTTCAATTACCAGACTTTAAGATAATGTGGAACATTATAAATATCTGTGCTTggaaaattaagatttttgcaACTGCATGTTGCATTTTTACTATATCACCTAAcatttttagatttaataataAGCTTTATCATTCACTTATATTTGATCTCAAAAGTCTATAATTCGAGacaaccaaaataaatattcaaattcCTTATGGTTAGAAAATCTCATGTTACTACAGTCAAAGAATATGAATCACCAAACCATAAACGGTGACCTAgtaaatcttataaaaaaaaattatgttcaaTGTGAATTGTCTAATCTTAATCTAATGATCAGCGTTACAATGTAGGAATCCTTGAATGCTTGAAGGCAAGGAATTCAAATCTCtcaaatatatgtatatttgaTTATCCTGCCACCAACAAGCATTTACATTGAAAGGGTATATAAGTAATAAGTAGGCAGGGATGGCAATGGAAAGTCATTACTTTACAAAaggtttttttaaaatgataaaagtCAGTCTAAAGAAGCTAAAAACTAAAAGCAAAATCAGATAGAAACATTTCCAAAAGTCACAGTCTTGAGAGCTAGGAAAGTGTATCAAATGAATGTGAGAGTAAATACAAAACAAATGGTTGAACACacacttatgtttttttttcatatatatagcCCAAGACCATGGAAAAATCAAAATGAGCAAGACCTACACTTTGACATACTTGAACTGAAATACATTACAAAACAAAGTAACAAGATCAATAAGATTCATTGGAGTTTAagtttttcattaaattaaacCTAATACTCTAATTATACCTAAATAATAATGGGTTGTGTACTCTAAAAGTACACATGGAGGGGATGTTTTATACCATCACCTCATGAAATATTGTCCTTTTTTTACTGACAAATGAACCTAGAGGGAAATGGTAAAATCCTTCCTCCTCCCACTTTTTATCGAAGTAGAATAAAATCATAAAGGCAAAATCCAAGACTCCCTAAACAAAATTTGATAGCTCATAATGATATATCCTTCTATTTAGATTATTCAAAACTGTGAATTCTCTTTGCCGAGTTGAGTGTATTTTGTAGAAGCATTGCAATAGTCATTGGACCAACTCCTCCGGGAACAGGTGTAACAGCAGAGGCAACTTTTATGGCTTCTTCATAACAAACATCTCCGACCAACTTATAGCCTCGAGAGCTACTTGGATCCTGTCATAAACACACAAAAAGTGCAACGGTTAAACAACCTTTATATCGAAATTTAAGCACTAAATATGAAATTCGTTCATCCTAAAATCAATAACAACCGAGATAGAGTCTTATAGCATACTATAAACAAGGCCTTGAAAGAAATGTACTCACATCTACCGGGTTGATTCCGACATCGATAATGACTGCACCGGGTTTTATCCAGCTTCCCCTAACCATGTTTGGTTGGCCAACAGCAGAGATGATGATATCTGCCTGTCTTATGATCTCTTCAGGATTACTAGTTCTTGAATGGACAACACTGACAGTAGCATCTTCCCTCTAGTAGCATAACATAAGAGACATATAAAGGAATGGTCCGAATGGAAATGTACTCATACTCAAACAAAACTAGTTTTGAACTGTTAAGtgttaactaaaatttattgaGTTTAGTCCAGTGAGACATTACTTGGAGCAAAAGAGCAGCTGGCGTTCCAACAATATTACTCCGACCGATCACAACCGCCCTCTTTCCTTTAATTGAAACACCATATCTGCGGAGTAGTTCTATGCATCCCTTTGGTGTACAAGGAACAAACAGGGGTTCTCTACCTCGCATGGCAAGTCGACCAATATTCAATGGATGAAAACCGTCTACATCCTTCTCGATTGTTACAGCATTCAAGACATTTTGTTCATTCATATGCTGTCACAAGACGAACGGAAATCAATCAAACTTCCACAAGAAAATCTTTACGTTATGAATTATAGTTATAGTTTAGGTAACAGTAAACTTAGCTGCAAGAATAAGTTATTGTAGAGATGCAGTATTGTCTGAAAAAACTTTAAAAGTGAAAGCATCTCTCACCTTACAAGTCGGTTTTGTAGAGTTAAGTTAAACTCAATCTAAATTCTAATATGGCATTATCTAAGGTCTATTGGGCAATCCATTATTAGGCCACTTGGATAAATATGAcctaaaaaatgtttataagtGGGAAACATCTCTCACCTTACAAGTCATTTTTGTGAGGTTGAGTTAGACCCAACTGAAACTCTAatatggtatcagagcctatcTAGGATCCGTTGGGCCACCTGTTACTGGACCACTCAGGTCGTGCTTCAAAAGTCCAATCTTGGGCCTTAGGGGGAACAATGAAAATCCCACATTTGATGAGGTATACCTCATCTTACAAGTAGGTTTTGCGAGGATGAGTTCGACCCAATGCAGATTTGAATGTTTTATGTAAATATACAAATAGACTAATTACATAAGTTAGCATACTTTTTCCTACTCATGATCTGAATGATTGTATTATTCATTACAAACGAATCAGTACAACTATACATACAAGGGAAAGGGGCCAATTTGGATTCCCTCAAGATAAGCAAAATCAGTGACAACTAAACAATATTTGCAAATTAACAGAGaataaaggaaagaaaaaaatgataactataattacaaataacaaccctaaaaagaaaaagaagttaGAGATCGAGAAGCATACAGATGGTAAAGGTAGCTGAACAAGAATCCCATGAACCAAAGGATCGTCGTTGTAGCTTGAAATATAGTTCAAAACTTCTTCTTCTGTGGAATCCTCGGGCAAATTTACTTCCAAAGAATTTATCCCAACAGATTCACAAGCCTTCTTCTTGTTACGCACGTAAGTTGCAGAGTCCTTTCTATCTCCAACAAGGATCACAGCTAATCCTGGAATCACACCCACGGCTTCTCTCATCCTGGAGACTTCAGCAGCTATTTCTTCTCTGATTTGCTTTGCCACTGATTTTCCATCAATCACCTTAGCAGAAGCCTCAGTAGCACTAGCAGCTGCACAAAGTCATACGGTTAAGAAAACCTTTTTCCTGTCAATAGCATGCGGAGGAGAGACACATCGATATGAGCATGAACCGGAATACACACATGCACATAGATGCATTGAAAAAAATGAGTATAGGGTAATTCATGAACCTACTGTATCAAACTAACAAGTAATGACAACAATTTAACAATAGGCTAATGGCTAACAGAACAAAAACAAATCCCTTTCATCCACAACTATGCTTAATATCCTGACTCCAACCTATTAAGAATGCCTCAAATTCTGGGCAAATCATCATCTTAAATCTAATAGGCAGCTAATTCAGACAAACAAAGGACATCTTAAATCAACACCAACTGAGGCCAAATTGACATATATGAGTGTCCCCACTAAATAAATACAAGAAGGCCTTGAAGTCATCCAAAGTAAAGCGATTTCAAATTTTGGAACTAAATAGATCAAGCCCTTTTTCTGTCCTTTAACCAAAATATTTATCAACATGATTGATGTGAGCAGATACCAGAGCATGCATGCATGAGCTAATCACTATAAAAGCAGCAAAGATAGGTACAAAATAACTCAGCAGTCACTGGTTTTGCAGTTAAGAggaaattgtaaaaataaaataaaaaccctCCActcaaaatatcaaaaattcAAGTCCactgagaaaataaaaaaaaaaaaaattcagaaaacaaaaaacaagaaaataggCACCTTTAACAAAATTCACAAGACCCACAACAAAAAAATACCCTTTTTTGTTCATATACGACTAATAACATCAATATTAgcaaaaaataatgataatatcaACAGGACCCAGAAAGTAAAAAGAGAAAAGGTGAAAGCTTTATACCAAGGGAGAGAAGATGGGATGAAGGGGGAGAGGAGGGAATGGAAAAAAAGCGGAGAGAGGTGGGACCCACATGAACGGGGTGACGGCGGCGGAGGAAGAAAGCGGTAGTGGAAGAAGGAGAAGAATGGCAATGAGTGAAAATAGAAGAAGCCATTCTGATTCTGATTAAGATTATTGAGTGATTCCTCAGTAATAATAATCTATACGCTTCTGCTTTGTTGtgcaatattttcttttcttttttgtaagCGAACcacaacaacaaagaaaaagaaaatgtttgATACTAATGCTGAGCTCTTTCTTCTTCTCACAAGGCATAtattcttttttactttttcaaagaaagaaaaaaaaagagactaaaaaaaatatttactttattttagtaaaaattgaGCTGCTGGtttgtaatattataaaaaaaaaacataattgttCGTGTAATCTCTTAATATAATTTCAGATAATATtacagttttattttttttttaatttgattttttatttaattttattataaaaattcaaaaatataaagaatgaaaatatgaatttatttaaaaatttaagttataaatttgatgaaatttgcattatattaaagatgataattaattttatgagttttattaaaaaaatttgatgaagttttataaataaaaaaatataacattgttaatattttaaaagataaaagatcaaattatttacttaaaattaaataaatgactaaataaaaaaattaaatgattaaagtATTATCTGAACTTAAGTTAAGAGACGCAGGAGCaattatatctataaaaaatatattctcttATCAATAATTATGAATGAAGATGtctacaaaaaatttatcaacatttcGTTTATCctataaaattatgaataaagatattttatatttatctattctTTTAGTAAGATacttctattaaaaatattgaatgagATAAGTAAATGTTTTAAGATATTTTAAGCACTTAACTTCTGAAAGATAATTTgaacttttttcttctattaaaaattattttctttaaaaactaataaaaataactatttcctttttaatataaaaatcattatttaaaatatgatttttgaaaaaaaacttcCACACAAACGTAATTGTaacattaaaaatgatttttttaatcttaaacaAACCAATCCCAGTTCtcataaatttaggagaaattaatctattaaaataaaatttgatgttttagGAACTGCATTATTGATTGATGATCTTCAATTATCAATGAttcttttttaactttaattgtagttttgatttttttatttctatcaaTTTACGAAATGacttctcttattttaaaattcgacagttaatttattttctaaaaaaattaattaaaactaattatttaacatattttaaatgatgtgacatacGAAGTTATAatcaactaaattaattaattatttatatgttattaattaagttacaaattaatttcataagttaaaactaaaattttcatagtattttattttaatttcatgagtATTAATCATTCAATACCATATTATCATATGTTATATCGTTTAAAATATGTCTAATTATAATTgtttatagttaaaaatttagaagaagagatcaaaaatgttgaattttaaaatacataaattaattatgttaattggtaaaaatagagagatcaaaacaatatttaaactattaatatatatattttataaatttgaaagatAAAATTGTTCGTTCCctataattttagaaataatagtggttatattatttttcttataaaaaataattgcatttattcacataaaaaaaattattagttgggtaaattgataatattcaattcttattttaagagtatctttattaatttaaaagcTTCAATTTGTTTGAATAGTTAAAAACTTTAGTATGATGGTAATTTTTGTTAATggtaaataaattatactcTTTTAATTTGTTGACATGTCTTTAGGTATCAAATGACTCTTGACAGCTCCATGTGTTTCTACTACATTAAGATTACAATTAAATGCATGTTTAAATAATTACTAATTAGACATGACAATGACAATAGGGTGGTTGGGATGGAAGTGTATTTGGCCTCCTCTATTTTCGCACTCGATTAATTGCAAAAATTtacatcaatttattttatagtgaaTGTGAAATTTAGACTCACATCTCCACTAATAATGAGGTTCAGATTTTTTTCATTCACATCCGCAtcgattcatatatataaatttaaaaatttaaaaattatatatattataattaatataataaaataataattatttgataataataaaataacataaaatttaaaaattataataatattactaaGAGATTCAGATGGagatatatcaataaaaatcCACATCTAATCATAACGAATTCATATTGTATTGTTATTCTTATCAATGATTTTGTTAAGATCACATTAactttgtttaaattttaaaatataacttttgcCAAAATTGTTGCAATCCAATATGTTTCCACCAAACAAATCAATAATCCCAACaattgaaagaaaagaaattgtCAATCCCAACATGCAATAATTATcacttttatcaaaattagagtGATTCAGTATAATTTCACTAATTCTTATTAATTCAAATACTTTATAAATCTACTTAAGTTTAATGTTACTCTTTggggtatatattttttcaaaataatattattgaaagaATCTTTAGACACCAACTCTACGTCTAAACATAACACCTTAAGATTGAATTAAAAGATAATCAATTTAAGCCATAAAACTAAACAAGTTTccctttaaaaactaaaatgtacttttttttacatataatgTTTGgtacaaaagataaaataacgTGAACATTGAGAAAAAAATCCTGACATTCTACATTCATATATCCGAAAACTTAAAATTATGTAGAACTTTTAAGCAATAAAACTTAAAACATTCGaaactttttgaaatatttggGACTAGTTTCCAAAATGCCCCGAACTACAATAAAAACAAACGGAACTTTTGATTaaacaatagaaaaaaaaattatattccggacattacatatttaaaacattctgaacttttatcaaaaaaagaaaaatcaaaacttttgataaaaaagATTCTGAACGAATTTTTAAAATGACCGGAACTGCTATAAAATTTTCACAACCTTTAATTAAGCAATAGGCAAAAGTGCATTCCGAACCTTTTATATGCTTAAAAATTCggtatattaatttatttgaaccGAACAGAATATTAAGCCTTCcgagtttttaaattttgaaatattgagaatataacaattatttaaccttttaaaaagtaaatatctaaaatatcggGGTGAGAAGACTCATTGTAGGAGTGCACAGTAGatttctcttattattattgtgttgtTGTAAATGTGAGACAAGTtttcattaaaacatttaaCTCTTCAAAAATGGGTGATTCTATCATAGACCATCACTTTAATGATGATTGACCTTATTATTTCTTAGTTTTTCTTTTACGAGATATTTCTTagtttatttgaaataaatccAAAACTTCAGATTGTTTAGTTGcataaatattatgaaattttgCTAGCTAATAAATATCTAACTAACTATATGAAATTTCATTATCTACCATGGACTATGGTTCATACTAGACACACCAACACAATTTTTAAGTTGCACTATTGAAAACCACCCTTTGTAGTATCCCAAATTTTACATTCTTTGCAAAACATGCAATTTGCCATAAAAAGTACACTAGCAAGTTCCATAGTCTTTATCCAGTCTTCTTCCTACTGATGGCTGGATATATGCTTGCAGCATTGTACGAATTTAACATTTCAATTTTGGCAATGCAATCTTTCATCCTTTTCAAAACTATTGGCATAGCAGAGCAATTGCTTGAGATCTTTTCATTTAGTAATTTTAGTTTCTCAGCAGTCTCTGGATCTTCTGGTGCAGATGAACTTTCTTCTCTGGAGATGTTTTGTTCCGAAGCACCTGTACAGTGtacaatataaataaagttaACACATCAAATACATGGTggaaaaacaaaactaaatatatTGCATCTTGAAAGAGTTGAATAAAGGTGTAACACATACAGAACAAGTCCTAACCACAAAACAGCACAAGCATCATTTCTGATACTATGATGAGTTACAGTAACAATAATAGCATGCAATATGCATATAGAAAAACAAATGCAACCacttagattaaaataaaaggtaGCAGGAAAGATGAAAAAGACATCAGGCATAAAGGAAAAGGAATACAACGAGGATATATGTAcaatttgacaaaataaaatcaGTCAACTctccaatttttcaaaaaacaaaacttgTTTTTGTTTACATGACAATATTCAATacattttgaatttcaaataagTTTGAACCATCACTACACACAACCCAACAACAATCAAAGTCTTTTCCAACTAGATGAAGTCAACTATATGGATCCAAATCCAATGACGCTATAAGAAAGTTTGAACCATCACTTGAGTCACCAATTCACTTAAATGTGTTATACTTTTCATGCATTTCAAATGCagcaatgtatatgcattaccTATTCAAGAAACTACAGACACAGACACCAAACCTAATTTAACAAATGACAACAAATATAGAGTTCCAGTAACAATAAAGGGTTTTAAATGTCCAAAACTCAGAACAACCAGATTTAATTTAAGTATTCTCAAACAACAACTGTTTCAAACGAGACTACACTAAAACTTCACTTCTTCAATAAACCGgttaattttttcataaaaacccACATCTAAAAACAcataaagtaaaacaaatttAGTTCCCTAGAACAAATTAAAATGGAACACACAAATTTAGTTCACACCAAAAAACAAGTAAACCAATCATTCTCTGCAAATTCATACAATAAGTCCGAAATGATCAAACTCAAGACAACATTTTTAGGTCACCCAATCAAATCCACAAATGAATTGTTTATTACACtttcctaaaaaaaattgaaaaatgaaataatcaaattttggGTGACCCAATGAAATGGAAAAGAAAACCCTAGAAAAAATAAAGGAGACTAGTCTAGTGTACCTGAATTGAGTTGTGGAAGAAAGGGTCTTTGGGCATCGAGAACGGAAAGGAGTGTGGATTTGAACTGTTCAGGAAGAGTTGCTCGGTATTCTAGAATCTTGTGCGCCATTTCCTTCAAATCACACTCCAACTGCTCCAACTCTGAATCCGAATCTTCGCATTCGGAGCTCCGAACTGTTTCATGGGTTTTCGAAATTTCTGGAGCCATATTCGGATTCAATACGCTGCGTTTTTCGTGTTGAAGTTAAACAAcaacaaagaagaaaaagaagaagctaGTGGCTAATTTGTGTGTTTCAATTTGAAAGCTGTTCTGTTTTTGGATcacttttcaatttttcattttattttgggtGGGAAATTATGActtcaaacaaaaacaaaacaaaacaacttCATTATTATATGCAAGCATTCATAaagagttttaaaatattttattaggtcattttgtgAATCCTTCAGCTATATAGTTACACTAATTACTTTggataaaaatttatcttttttttgtttttatgaaatttttttgtaagattttacattttaaattcTCTATTTTTGAGATTGAATTTTAATGGAGTAATGCCTAAAATCCAAAATTCTCGTGGGATTGTTAACATGTATGCAATGGGTTTAACGAATTTAAAGGTAATTCAGTAAAGGTACATGTGTTTATGAGAAAAAAAGATGTAATTgatgaatttaaattaattattatatatactatattggctgtttttttaaatatcatattatctcttaattttatcatatagAACACAGACAATATAATGATAAGATGAATGATAAGTGATAGTGCAGattaaaatattacatattaggaagaaaaaaaactaaatttttaaattgaagttTACTTCGACGTttctaattgtttttattagaactaaaagttatattttttttattgtgaatgACTAAAGTGGTTGTCAGTTTTTAACATCAACTAAAATGGATTCtcacttaaaaaattattgttgatgaaattatttttttcttaattttttttagctttAGACACTTTTGGCAGTTTGACATCATCTTCATCACTTGTCTTGCTTCATTGAATTTAATAGGTAATGAATATTTATTGTTGTTGAATAAGTATTCTCCACTTACGTTTAATAGATTGATATCTTCAACTTGGTGCTCAACAAAACCAATTAATCCGATTGAAGAGCCATCCGAATTAGTTAATTTGATAGGTGAATAAGTTACGGCGGATCGTATATCACACGAGTTTGAGTTTGTAAATGTGAGTATATACGGGTTTGAATACAAACAAGCATGCCCAACAAATACTAACTTTAATATGCCATTGTCTGTCTGTCCATATTTTGACAGGAACATACATACTAAATCCAATTAATATGTATTTGAGGCAAACATGATGAATCATGAATTGAGAATCACAATTCAGCTACAAAAACTTCTTATTTCTTGCTCTGTCCAATTACCTCAAATCGTAGACCACACTATCCACATCATGTTCTGACTAGTCCTCTTCACATACGAGAATTGCCACAAATTATTATTCTCCCACTTAGTTCTTGCTCTCACAGTTGCCATCCATAGAAACCAAATCTCGATGTTCTTGATCTCATAGTCTAACAATCACTACT from Cicer arietinum cultivar CDC Frontier isolate Library 1 chromosome 3, Cicar.CDCFrontier_v2.0, whole genome shotgun sequence encodes:
- the LOC101496397 gene encoding bifunctional protein FolD 4, chloroplastic; its protein translation is MASSIFTHCHSSPSSTTAFFLRRRHPVHVGPTSLRFFSIPSSPPSSHLLSLAASATEASAKVIDGKSVAKQIREEIAAEVSRMREAVGVIPGLAVILVGDRKDSATYVRNKKKACESVGINSLEVNLPEDSTEEEVLNYISSYNDDPLVHGILVQLPLPSHMNEQNVLNAVTIEKDVDGFHPLNIGRLAMRGREPLFVPCTPKGCIELLRRYGVSIKGKRAVVIGRSNIVGTPAALLLQREDATVSVVHSRTSNPEEIIRQADIIISAVGQPNMVRGSWIKPGAVIIDVGINPVDDPSSSRGYKLVGDVCYEEAIKVASAVTPVPGGVGPMTIAMLLQNTLNSAKRIHSFE
- the LOC101496729 gene encoding uncharacterized protein yields the protein MAPEISKTHETVRSSECEDSDSELEQLECDLKEMAHKILEYRATLPEQFKSTLLSVLDAQRPFLPQLNSGASEQNISREESSSAPEDPETAEKLKLLNEKISSNCSAMPIVLKRMKDCIAKIEMLNSYNAASIYPAISRKKTG